From a region of the bacterium genome:
- the murF gene encoding UDP-N-acetylmuramoyl-tripeptide--D-alanyl-D-alanine ligase, with protein sequence MIQFHLKDILGGTGGSLISSAVGAQLFTGVSIDSRTVKEGEIFFALRGEFHDGHDHLREAAGKGAALTVVDRKAASGKVELAPVPVIVVEDTLKALQSLASYWRDRHTLPVLAVVGSVGKTTTKEMMASILSTTGPCLKTTGNLNNQIGLPLSLLELADYHKYAVLEIGTNISGEVRYLTSLLKPVAAVLTRIGWAHLEGFKTMENLVAEKRSVLEEIPASGWCAINADDPNQADFAKSAACDVITYGIGSGDVTAEGIILSEKETSFILTLPSGKERVNLRGFGRHFVENALAAVASTLPLKVPVEKMVAGLSAWKPTNGRGEISSPLPGVHFIDDTYNANPLSVQAALASLAQFSQVGVTVAILGEMKELGDYFETGHTQAGSDVAQFGIDYLIAVGPAAHLIAKGARAGGMDPARITECGDNDEAALSLEPLLTDGVWVLFKGSRASKMEQILEHFGKPHGDNRVSSGGI encoded by the coding sequence TTGATCCAGTTTCATCTTAAAGACATCCTCGGTGGAACGGGCGGATCACTGATCAGCAGCGCGGTGGGCGCCCAACTGTTCACCGGTGTGTCTATCGACAGCCGGACTGTAAAGGAAGGTGAGATCTTCTTCGCCCTGAGGGGTGAGTTTCACGATGGCCATGATCACCTGCGGGAGGCAGCCGGGAAAGGTGCGGCGCTTACAGTTGTTGACAGGAAGGCCGCTTCCGGCAAGGTGGAGCTGGCCCCTGTTCCCGTGATCGTTGTGGAGGACACCTTGAAGGCCCTGCAATCCCTGGCGTCCTATTGGCGTGATCGTCACACTTTGCCGGTACTGGCTGTGGTAGGGAGTGTGGGCAAAACCACCACCAAAGAAATGATGGCAAGTATTCTCTCCACAACAGGCCCCTGCCTGAAAACGACAGGCAATTTAAACAACCAGATCGGCCTTCCCCTTTCCCTGTTGGAACTTGCCGACTATCACAAATATGCTGTCCTGGAGATAGGAACCAACATCTCGGGAGAGGTGCGATATCTCACGTCTCTTCTGAAACCGGTGGCCGCGGTCCTTACCCGTATCGGTTGGGCCCACCTTGAGGGTTTTAAAACCATGGAGAACCTGGTGGCGGAAAAAAGGTCGGTTCTGGAAGAGATCCCGGCGTCTGGCTGGTGTGCCATCAACGCTGACGATCCTAACCAGGCCGATTTCGCCAAAAGTGCGGCGTGTGATGTGATCACTTACGGTATCGGATCAGGGGATGTGACAGCGGAAGGGATCATCCTGTCCGAAAAGGAAACATCGTTCATTCTCACCTTACCGTCGGGCAAAGAGAGGGTCAACTTAAGAGGTTTCGGAAGGCATTTTGTGGAGAACGCCCTGGCCGCGGTGGCTTCGACACTGCCCCTCAAGGTGCCGGTTGAAAAGATGGTGGCCGGGCTGAGCGCCTGGAAGCCGACAAACGGGCGTGGAGAGATAAGCTCACCTCTTCCCGGTGTTCACTTTATTGATGATACCTACAACGCGAACCCTCTGTCGGTCCAGGCAGCTCTGGCGAGCCTGGCCCAGTTCAGCCAAGTAGGCGTCACTGTGGCCATCCTGGGGGAAATGAAGGAGCTGGGTGATTATTTCGAGACAGGCCACACCCAGGCTGGAAGCGATGTTGCCCAGTTTGGAATAGATTACCTGATAGCGGTAGGGCCCGCTGCCCACCTCATCGCAAAAGGTGCCCGTGCCGGAGGGATGGATCCGGCGAGGATCACCGAGTGCGGGGACAACGATGAGGCGGCCCTCTCCCTTGAACCTCTTCTTACCGACGGTGTGTGGGTGCTTTTCAAAGGTTCAAGGGCCTCGAAAATGGAGCAGATTCTGGAGCACTTTGGCAAGCCCCATGGCGACAACAGAGTCAGCTCGGGAGGGATCTAG
- the mraY gene encoding phospho-N-acetylmuramoyl-pentapeptide-transferase — protein MHLRTVDPGFDVFRYITFRTILSVLTALGLCFILGPWIIGRLKTAQPGNYVREYLPEGHVLKADVPTMGGLLILLAIAISTLLWSDLSNRMVWIVLATFAGFGLLGLVDDLMKVYGKKRKGITIRTKFSLQMFMAGVVAVYLYVFPSGQWGHHLQLPFYKDALVDLGWIYIPFVILVIVGTSNGVNLTDGLDGLAIGPIMFASSAFALLIYLSGHAKFAEYLQIVFVPEAGELSVFAGAMVGASLGFLWFNTYPAQVFMGDIGSLSLGAALGLLAVVSKHEVLLVLAGGLFVVETMSVIIQVISFRLFGKRVFLMAPLHHHFEKKGWPEPQIIVRFWIISIILVLVSLSTLKLR, from the coding sequence ATGCATTTAAGAACCGTGGACCCCGGTTTTGATGTGTTCCGATACATTACCTTCCGGACAATTCTTTCTGTGCTCACCGCTCTGGGACTCTGCTTTATCCTGGGGCCCTGGATCATAGGACGGCTTAAAACGGCCCAGCCCGGCAACTATGTGAGGGAGTATCTCCCCGAGGGGCATGTTCTCAAAGCAGATGTTCCTACCATGGGAGGCCTGCTGATCCTCCTTGCCATAGCGATCTCCACCCTCCTCTGGTCGGACCTGTCCAACAGGATGGTATGGATCGTTCTTGCCACCTTTGCCGGTTTCGGGCTTCTGGGCCTGGTGGACGACCTGATGAAAGTCTACGGGAAAAAAAGGAAGGGCATCACGATCCGAACCAAGTTCAGCCTCCAGATGTTTATGGCCGGGGTTGTGGCTGTTTACCTGTATGTGTTCCCCTCAGGGCAGTGGGGACACCACCTGCAGCTGCCTTTTTACAAGGACGCCCTGGTCGATCTCGGCTGGATCTACATCCCCTTCGTTATCCTGGTTATTGTCGGCACCTCCAACGGGGTGAACCTTACCGATGGTCTTGATGGCCTGGCCATAGGGCCCATCATGTTCGCTTCCTCTGCTTTTGCCCTGCTCATCTATCTGTCGGGTCATGCCAAGTTCGCCGAGTACCTGCAGATCGTCTTTGTACCTGAAGCCGGAGAGTTGTCGGTTTTCGCGGGAGCCATGGTAGGCGCAAGCCTTGGTTTCCTGTGGTTCAACACCTACCCGGCCCAGGTTTTCATGGGGGATATCGGTTCTCTTTCCCTTGGAGCCGCCCTTGGTCTGCTGGCCGTCGTATCCAAACACGAGGTCCTTCTTGTTCTGGCTGGAGGGCTTTTTGTTGTGGAGACAATGAGCGTCATTATTCAGGTCATCAGTTTCCGTCTTTTCGGTAAGCGGGTTTTCCTTATGGCGCCGCTGCATCACCATTTTGAGAAGAAAGGCTGGCCGGAGCCTCAGATCATTGTCCGCTTCTGGATCATCTCCATAATACTTGTGCTCGTTTCACTGAGCACCCTGAAACTAAGGTGA